A genome region from Cyprinus carpio isolate SPL01 chromosome B23, ASM1834038v1, whole genome shotgun sequence includes the following:
- the LOC122141873 gene encoding autotransporter adhesin BpaC-like isoform X32, which produces MGLIKFTILVFLYHQLLWRDNLLNGHSNLVGASNSVPLGNDGSGSNATRTQDDGPGTNGTSTQDDGSVSDASMTQDDRSCSNTTSAQDDGSGSNGTSTQDDGSGSNTTSTQDDGSGSNATTTQDDGSGNATSTQDDGPGSNATTTQDDGSGSNATTTQDDGPGSGSNATSTQDDGSGSNATTTQDDGSGSGSNTTSTQDDGSGSNGTSTQDDGSGSNGTSTQDDGSGSNATTTQDDGSGSNATTTQDDGSGSNATTTQDDGSGSNTTSTQDDGSGSNGTSTQDDGSGSNATSTQDDGSGSNATTTQDDGSGSNATTTQDDGSGSNATTTQDDGSGSNTTSTQDDGSGSNATTTQDDGSGSNATTTQDDGSGSNTTSTQDDGSGSNATTTQDDGSGSGSNATSTQDDGSGSNATTTQDDGSGSNATSTQDDGSGSNATTTQDDGSGSGSNATSTQDDGYGSNATTTQDDGSGSGSNATSTQDDGSGSNATTTQDDGCGSNATTTQDDGCGSVNT; this is translated from the exons ATGGGTTTGATTAAATTTACTATTTTGGTGTTTCTTTATCACCAGTTGTTATGGCGAg ACAATCTGTTGAATGGACACAGTAACTTGGTTGGTGCATCTAATTCTGTACCCCTGGGAAATGATGGGTCCGGTTCTAATGCCACCCGGACTCAGGATGATGGGCCTGGTACTAATGGCACTTCAACTCAGGATGACGGGTCTGTTTCTGATGCCTCCATGACTCAGGATGACAGGTCTTGTTCTAACACCACTTCagctcaggatgatgggtccggttctAATGGCACttcaactcaggatgatgggtccggttctAACACCACttcaactcaggatgatgggtccggttctaatgccaccacgactcaggatgatgggtctggTAATGCCACttcaactcaggatgatgggcCTGGTTCTAATGCCACCACGACTCAGGATGACGGGTCCGGTTCTAATGCCACcacgactcaggatgatgggCCTGGTTCTGGTTCTAACGCCACTT caactcaggatgatgggtccggttctAATGCCACCACGACTCAG gatgatgggtccggttctGGTTCTAACACCACttcaactcaggatgatgggtccggttctAATGGCACttcaactcaggatgatgg GTCCGGTTCTAATGGCACttcaactcaggatgatgggtccggttctaatgccaccacgactcaggatgatgggtctggttctaatgccaccacgactcaggatgatgg gtccggttctaatgccaccacgactcaggatgatgggtccggttctAACACCACTTCAACTCAGGATGACGGGTCCGGTTCTAATGGCACttcaactcaggatgatgg gtccggttctaatgccacctcaactcaggatgatgggtccggttctAATGCCACCACGACTCAG gatgatgggtccggttctaatgccaccacgactcaggatgatgg GTCCGGTTCTAATGCCACcacgactcaggatgatgggtccggttctAACACCACTTCAACTCAGGATGACGGGTCCGGTTCTAATGCCACcacaactcaggatgatgg gtccggttctaatgccaccacgactcaggatgatgggtccggttctAACACCACttcaactcaggatgatgggtccggttctAATGCCACCACGACTCAGGATGACGGGTCTGGTTCTGGTTCTAATGCCACttcaactcaggatgatgggtccggttctaatgccaccacaactcaggatgatgggtccggttctaatgccacttcgactcaggatgatgggtctggTTCTAATGCCACCACGACTCAGGATGACGGGTCCGGTTCTGGTTCTAACGCCACttcaactcaggatgatgggtacggttctaatgccaccacgactcaggatgatgg gtccggttctGGTTCTAACGCCACttcaactcaggatgatgggtccggttctaatgccaccacgactcaggatgatgggtgTGGTTCTAAC GCCACcacgactcaggatgatgggtgTGGTTCTGTGAACACCTGA
- the LOC122141873 gene encoding autotransporter adhesin BpaC-like isoform X9, translated as MGLIKFTILVFLYHQLLWRDNLLNGHSNLVGASNSVPLGNDGSGSNATRTQDDGPGTNGTSTQDDGSVSDASMTQDDRSCSNTTSAQDDGSGSNGTSTQDDGSGSNTTSTQDDGSGSNATTTQDDGSGSNGTSTQDDGSGSNATTTQDDGPGSGSNATSTQDDGSGSNATATQDDGSGSGSNASTQDDGSGSNATTTQDDGSGSGSNATSTQDDGSGSNATTTQDDGSGSNATTTQDDGSSSNATTTQDDGSGSGSNTTSTQDDGSGSNGTSTQDDGSGSNGTSTQDDGSGSNATTTQDDGSGSNATTTQDDGSGSNATTTQDDGSGSNTTSTQDDGSGSNGTSTQDDGSGSNATSTQDDGSGSNATTTQDDGSGSNATTTQDDGSGSNATTTQDDGSGSNTTSTQDDGSGSNATTTQDDGSGSNATTTQDDGSGSNTTSTQDDGSGSNATTTQDDGSGSGSNATSTQDDGSGSNATTTQDDGSGSNATSTQDDGSGSNATTTQDDGSGSGSNATSTQDDGYGSNATTTQDDGSGSGSNATSTQDDGSGSNATTTQDDGCGSNATTTQDDGCGSVNT; from the exons ATGGGTTTGATTAAATTTACTATTTTGGTGTTTCTTTATCACCAGTTGTTATGGCGAg ACAATCTGTTGAATGGACACAGTAACTTGGTTGGTGCATCTAATTCTGTACCCCTGGGAAATGATGGGTCCGGTTCTAATGCCACCCGGACTCAGGATGATGGGCCTGGTACTAATGGCACTTCAACTCAGGATGACGGGTCTGTTTCTGATGCCTCCATGACTCAGGATGACAGGTCTTGTTCTAACACCACTTCagctcaggatgatgggtccggttctAATGGCACttcaactcaggatgatgggtccggttctAACACCACttcaactcaggatgatgggtccggttctaatgccaccacgactcaggatgatgg GTCCGGTTCTAATGGCACTTCGACTCAGGATGACGGGTCCGGTTCTAATGCCACcacgactcag GATGATGGGCCTGGTTCTGGTTCTAACGCCACttcaactcaggatgatgggtccggttctaatgccactgcgactcaggatgatgggtccggGTCTGGTTCTAATGCCtcaactcaggatgatgg gtccggttctaatgccaccacgactcaggatgatgggtccggttctGGTTCTAACGCCACttcaactcaggatgatgggtccggttctAATGCCACCACGACTCAG GATGACGGGTCCGGTTCTAATGCCACcacaactcaggatgatgggtccagttctaatgccaccacgactcaggatgatgggtccggttctGGTTCTAACACCACttcaactcaggatgatgggtccggttctAATGGCACttcaactcag GATGACGGGTCCGGTTCTAATGGCACttcaactcaggatgatgggtccggttctaatgccaccacgactcaggatgatgggtctggttctaatgccaccacgactcaggatgatgg gtccggttctaatgccaccacgactcaggatgatgggtccggttctAACACCACTTCAACTCAGGATGACGGGTCCGGTTCTAATGGCACttcaactcaggatgatgg gtccggttctaatgccacctcaactcaggatgatgggtccggttctAATGCCACCACGACTCAG gatgatgggtccggttctaatgccaccacgactcaggatgatgg GTCCGGTTCTAATGCCACcacgactcaggatgatgggtccggttctAACACCACTTCAACTCAGGATGACGGGTCCGGTTCTAATGCCACcacaactcaggatgatgg gtccggttctaatgccaccacgactcaggatgatgggtccggttctAACACCACttcaactcaggatgatgggtccggttctAATGCCACCACGACTCAGGATGACGGGTCTGGTTCTGGTTCTAATGCCACttcaactcaggatgatgggtccggttctaatgccaccacaactcaggatgatgggtccggttctaatgccacttcgactcaggatgatgggtctggTTCTAATGCCACCACGACTCAGGATGACGGGTCCGGTTCTGGTTCTAACGCCACttcaactcaggatgatgggtacggttctaatgccaccacgactcaggatgatgg gtccggttctGGTTCTAACGCCACttcaactcaggatgatgggtccggttctaatgccaccacgactcaggatgatgggtgTGGTTCTAAC GCCACcacgactcaggatgatgggtgTGGTTCTGTGAACACCTGA
- the LOC122141873 gene encoding autotransporter adhesin BpaC-like isoform X40 has product MGLIKFTILVFLYHQLLWRDNLLNGHSNLVGASNSVPLGNDGSGSNATRTQDDGPGTNGTSTQDDGSVSDASMTQDDRSCSNTTSAQDDGSGSNGTSTQDDGSGSNTTSTQDDGSGSNATTTQDDGSGNATSTQDDGPGSNATTTQDDGSGSNATTTQDDGPGSGSNATSTQDDGSGSNATTTQDDGSGSGSNTTSTQDDGSGSNGTSTQDDGSGSNATTTQDDGSGSNATTTQDDGSGSNATTTQDDGSGSNTTSTQDDGSGSNGTSTQDDGSGSNATSTQDDGSGSNATTTQDDGSGSNATTTQDDGSGSNATTTQDDGSGSNTTSTQDDGSGSNATTTQDDGSGSNATTTQDDGSGSNTTSTQDDGSGSNATTTQDDGSGSGSNATSTQDDGSGSNATTTQDDGSGSNATSTQDDGSGSNATTTQDDGSGSGSNATSTQDDGYGSNATTTQDDGSGSGSNATSTQDDGSGSNATTTQDDGCGSNATTTQDDGCGSVNT; this is encoded by the exons ATGGGTTTGATTAAATTTACTATTTTGGTGTTTCTTTATCACCAGTTGTTATGGCGAg ACAATCTGTTGAATGGACACAGTAACTTGGTTGGTGCATCTAATTCTGTACCCCTGGGAAATGATGGGTCCGGTTCTAATGCCACCCGGACTCAGGATGATGGGCCTGGTACTAATGGCACTTCAACTCAGGATGACGGGTCTGTTTCTGATGCCTCCATGACTCAGGATGACAGGTCTTGTTCTAACACCACTTCagctcaggatgatgggtccggttctAATGGCACttcaactcaggatgatgggtccggttctAACACCACttcaactcaggatgatgggtccggttctaatgccaccacgactcaggatgatgggtctggTAATGCCACttcaactcaggatgatgggcCTGGTTCTAATGCCACCACGACTCAGGATGACGGGTCCGGTTCTAATGCCACcacgactcaggatgatgggCCTGGTTCTGGTTCTAACGCCACTT caactcaggatgatgggtccggttctAATGCCACCACGACTCAG gatgatgggtccggttctGGTTCTAACACCACttcaactcaggatgatgg GTCCGGTTCTAATGGCACttcaactcaggatgatgggtccggttctaatgccaccacgactcaggatgatgggtctggttctaatgccaccacgactcaggatgatgg gtccggttctaatgccaccacgactcaggatgatgggtccggttctAACACCACTTCAACTCAGGATGACGGGTCCGGTTCTAATGGCACttcaactcaggatgatgg gtccggttctaatgccacctcaactcaggatgatgggtccggttctAATGCCACCACGACTCAG gatgatgggtccggttctaatgccaccacgactcaggatgatgg GTCCGGTTCTAATGCCACcacgactcaggatgatgggtccggttctAACACCACTTCAACTCAGGATGACGGGTCCGGTTCTAATGCCACcacaactcaggatgatgg gtccggttctaatgccaccacgactcaggatgatgggtccggttctAACACCACttcaactcaggatgatgggtccggttctAATGCCACCACGACTCAGGATGACGGGTCTGGTTCTGGTTCTAATGCCACttcaactcaggatgatgggtccggttctaatgccaccacaactcaggatgatgggtccggttctaatgccacttcgactcaggatgatgggtctggTTCTAATGCCACCACGACTCAGGATGACGGGTCCGGTTCTGGTTCTAACGCCACttcaactcaggatgatgggtacggttctaatgccaccacgactcaggatgatgg gtccggttctGGTTCTAACGCCACttcaactcaggatgatgggtccggttctaatgccaccacgactcaggatgatgggtgTGGTTCTAAC GCCACcacgactcaggatgatgggtgTGGTTCTGTGAACACCTGA
- the LOC122141873 gene encoding autotransporter adhesin BpaC-like isoform X29, which translates to MGLIKFTILVFLYHQLLWRDNLLNGHSNLVGASNSVPLGNDGSGSNATRTQDDGPGTNGTSTQDDGSVSDASMTQDDRSCSNTTSAQDDGSGSNGTSTQDDGSGSNATATQDDGSGSGSNASTQDDGSGSNATTTQDDGSGSGSNATSTQDDGSGSNATTTQDDGSGSNATTTQDDGSSSNATTTQDDGSGSGSNTTSTQDDGSGSNGTSTQDDGSGSNGTSTQDDGSGSNATTTQDDGSGSNATTTQDDGSGSNATTTQDDGSGSNTTSTQDDGSGSNGTSTQDDGSGSNATSTQDDGSGSNATTTQDDGSGSNATTTQDDGSGSNATTTQDDGSGSNTTSTQDDGSGSNATTTQDDGSGSNATTTQDDGSGSNTTSTQDDGSGSNATTTQDDGSGSGSNATSTQDDGSGSNATTTQDDGSGSNATSTQDDGSGSNATTTQDDGSGSGSNATSTQDDGYGSNATTTQDDGSGSGSNATSTQDDGSGSNATTTQDDGCGSNATTTQDDGCGSVNT; encoded by the exons ATGGGTTTGATTAAATTTACTATTTTGGTGTTTCTTTATCACCAGTTGTTATGGCGAg ACAATCTGTTGAATGGACACAGTAACTTGGTTGGTGCATCTAATTCTGTACCCCTGGGAAATGATGGGTCCGGTTCTAATGCCACCCGGACTCAGGATGATGGGCCTGGTACTAATGGCACTTCAACTCAGGATGACGGGTCTGTTTCTGATGCCTCCATGACTCAGGATGACAGGTCTTGTTCTAACACCACTTCagctcaggatgatgggtccggttctAATGGCACttcaactcaggatgatgg GTCCGGTTCTAATGCCACCgcgactcaggatgatgggtccggGTCTGGTTCTAATGCCTCAACTCAG gatgatgggtccggttctaatgccaccacgactcaggatgatgggtccggttctGGTTCTAACGCCACttcaactcaggatgatgggtccggttctAATGCCACCACGACTCAG GATGACGGGTCCGGTTCTAATGCCACcacaactcaggatgatgggtccagttctaatgccaccacgactcaggatgatgggtccggttctGGTTCTAACACCACttcaactcaggatgatgggtccggttctAATGGCACttcaactcag GATGACGGGTCCGGTTCTAATGGCACttcaactcaggatgatgggtccggttctaatgccaccacgactcaggatgatgggtctggttctaatgccaccacgactcaggatgatgg gtccggttctaatgccaccacgactcaggatgatgggtccggttctAACACCACTTCAACTCAGGATGACGGGTCCGGTTCTAATGGCACttcaactcaggatgatgg gtccggttctaatgccacctcaactcaggatgatgggtccggttctAATGCCACCACGACTCAG gatgatgggtccggttctaatgccaccacgactcaggatgatgg GTCCGGTTCTAATGCCACcacgactcaggatgatgggtccggttctAACACCACTTCAACTCAGGATGACGGGTCCGGTTCTAATGCCACcacaactcaggatgatgg gtccggttctaatgccaccacgactcaggatgatgggtccggttctAACACCACttcaactcaggatgatgggtccggttctAATGCCACCACGACTCAGGATGACGGGTCTGGTTCTGGTTCTAATGCCACttcaactcaggatgatgggtccggttctaatgccaccacaactcaggatgatgggtccggttctaatgccacttcgactcaggatgatgggtctggTTCTAATGCCACCACGACTCAGGATGACGGGTCCGGTTCTGGTTCTAACGCCACttcaactcaggatgatgggtacggttctaatgccaccacgactcaggatgatgg gtccggttctGGTTCTAACGCCACttcaactcaggatgatgggtccggttctaatgccaccacgactcaggatgatgggtgTGGTTCTAAC GCCACcacgactcaggatgatgggtgTGGTTCTGTGAACACCTGA
- the LOC122141873 gene encoding protein FAM186A-like isoform X42 — protein MGLIKFTILVFLYHQLLWRDNLLNGHSNLVGASNSVPLGNDGSGSNATRTQDDGPGTNGTSTQDDGSVSDASMTQDDRSCSNTTSAQDDGSGSNGTSTQDDGSGSNTTSTQDDGSGSNATTTQDDGSGSNATTTQDDGSGSGSNATSTQDDGSGSNATTTQDDGPVLMPPRLRMMGPVLVLTPLQLRMMGPVLMALQLRMTGPVLMALQLRMMGPVLMPPRLRMMGLVLMPPRLRMMGPVLMPPRLRMMGPVLTPLQLRMTGPVLMALQLRMMGPVLMPPQLRMMGPVLMPPRLRMMGPVLMPPRLRMMGPVLMPPRLRMMGPVLTPLQLRMTGPVLMPPQLRMMGPVLMPPRLRMMGPVLTPLQLRMMGPVLMPPRLRMTGLVLVLMPLQLRMMGPVLMPPQLRMMGPVLMPLRLRMMGLVLMPPRLRMTGPVLVLTPLQLRMMGTVLMPPRLRMMGPVLVLTPLQLRMMGPVLMPPRLRMMGVVLTPPRLRMMGVVL, from the exons ATGGGTTTGATTAAATTTACTATTTTGGTGTTTCTTTATCACCAGTTGTTATGGCGAg ACAATCTGTTGAATGGACACAGTAACTTGGTTGGTGCATCTAATTCTGTACCCCTGGGAAATGATGGGTCCGGTTCTAATGCCACCCGGACTCAGGATGATGGGCCTGGTACTAATGGCACTTCAACTCAGGATGACGGGTCTGTTTCTGATGCCTCCATGACTCAGGATGACAGGTCTTGTTCTAACACCACTTCagctcaggatgatgggtccggttctAATGGCACttcaactcaggatgatgggtccggttctAACACCACttcaactcaggatgatgggtccggttctaatgccaccacgactcaggatgatgg gtccggttctaatgccaccacgactcaggatgatgggtccggttctGGTTCTAACGCCACttcaactcaggatgatgggtccggttctAATGCCACCACGACTCAGGATGATGGTCCGG ttctaatgccaccacgactcaggatgatgggtccggttctGGTTCTAACACCACttcaactcaggatgatgggtccggttctAATGGCACttcaactcag GATGACGGGTCCGGTTCTAATGGCACttcaactcaggatgatgggtccggttctaatgccaccacgactcaggatgatgggtctggttctaatgccaccacgactcaggatgatgg gtccggttctaatgccaccacgactcaggatgatgggtccggttctAACACCACTTCAACTCAGGATGACGGGTCCGGTTCTAATGGCACttcaactcaggatgatgg gtccggttctaatgccacctcaactcaggatgatgggtccggttctAATGCCACCACGACTCAG gatgatgggtccggttctaatgccaccacgactcaggatgatgg GTCCGGTTCTAATGCCACcacgactcaggatgatgggtccggttctAACACCACTTCAACTCAGGATGACGGGTCCGGTTCTAATGCCACcacaactcaggatgatgg gtccggttctaatgccaccacgactcaggatgatgggtccggttctAACACCACttcaactcaggatgatgggtccggttctAATGCCACCACGACTCAGGATGACGGGTCTGGTTCTGGTTCTAATGCCACttcaactcaggatgatgggtccggttctaatgccaccacaactcaggatgatgggtccggttctaatgccacttcgactcaggatgatgggtctggTTCTAATGCCACCACGACTCAGGATGACGGGTCCGGTTCTGGTTCTAACGCCACttcaactcaggatgatgggtacggttctaatgccaccacgactcaggatgatgg gtccggttctGGTTCTAACGCCACttcaactcaggatgatgggtccggttctaatgccaccacgactcaggatgatgggtgTGGTTCTAAC GCCACcacgactcaggatgatgggtgTGGTTCTGTGA
- the LOC122141873 gene encoding cell wall protein IFF6-like isoform X30, protein MGLIKFTILVFLYHQLLWRDNLLNGHSNLVGASNSVPLGNDGSGSNATRTQDDGPGTNGTSTQDDGSVSDASMTQDDRSCSNTTSAQDDGSGSNGTSTQDDGSGSNTTSTQDDGSGSNATTTQDDGSGSNATTTQDDGSGSGSNATSTQDDGSGSNATTTQDDGSGSNATTTQDDGSSSNATTTQDDGSGSGSNTTSTQDDGSGSNGTSTQDDGSGSNGTSTQDDGSGSNATTTQDDGSGSNATTTQDDGSGSNATTTQDDGSGSNTTSTQDDGSGSNGTSTQDDGSGSNATSTQDDGSGSNATTTQDDGSGSNATTTQDDGSGSNATTTQDDGSGSNTTSTQDDGSGSNATTTQDDGSGSNATTTQDDGSGSNTTSTQDDGSGSNATTTQDDGSGSGSNATSTQDDGSGSNATTTQDDGSGSNATSTQDDGSGSNATTTQDDGSGSGSNATSTQDDGYGSNATTTQDDGSGSGSNATSTQDDGSGSNATTTQDDGCGSNATTTQDDGCGSVNT, encoded by the exons ATGGGTTTGATTAAATTTACTATTTTGGTGTTTCTTTATCACCAGTTGTTATGGCGAg ACAATCTGTTGAATGGACACAGTAACTTGGTTGGTGCATCTAATTCTGTACCCCTGGGAAATGATGGGTCCGGTTCTAATGCCACCCGGACTCAGGATGATGGGCCTGGTACTAATGGCACTTCAACTCAGGATGACGGGTCTGTTTCTGATGCCTCCATGACTCAGGATGACAGGTCTTGTTCTAACACCACTTCagctcaggatgatgggtccggttctAATGGCACttcaactcaggatgatgggtccggttctAACACCACttcaactcaggatgatgggtccggttctaatgccaccacgactcaggatgatgg gtccggttctaatgccaccacgactcaggatgatgggtccggttctGGTTCTAACGCCACttcaactcaggatgatgggtccggttctAATGCCACCACGACTCAG GATGACGGGTCCGGTTCTAATGCCACcacaactcaggatgatgggtccagttctaatgccaccacgactcaggatgatgggtccggttctGGTTCTAACACCACttcaactcaggatgatgggtccggttctAATGGCACttcaactcag GATGACGGGTCCGGTTCTAATGGCACttcaactcaggatgatgggtccggttctaatgccaccacgactcaggatgatgggtctggttctaatgccaccacgactcaggatgatgg gtccggttctaatgccaccacgactcaggatgatgggtccggttctAACACCACTTCAACTCAGGATGACGGGTCCGGTTCTAATGGCACttcaactcaggatgatgg gtccggttctaatgccacctcaactcaggatgatgggtccggttctAATGCCACCACGACTCAG gatgatgggtccggttctaatgccaccacgactcaggatgatgg GTCCGGTTCTAATGCCACcacgactcaggatgatgggtccggttctAACACCACTTCAACTCAGGATGACGGGTCCGGTTCTAATGCCACcacaactcaggatgatgg gtccggttctaatgccaccacgactcaggatgatgggtccggttctAACACCACttcaactcaggatgatgggtccggttctAATGCCACCACGACTCAGGATGACGGGTCTGGTTCTGGTTCTAATGCCACttcaactcaggatgatgggtccggttctaatgccaccacaactcaggatgatgggtccggttctaatgccacttcgactcaggatgatgggtctggTTCTAATGCCACCACGACTCAGGATGACGGGTCCGGTTCTGGTTCTAACGCCACttcaactcaggatgatgggtacggttctaatgccaccacgactcaggatgatgg gtccggttctGGTTCTAACGCCACttcaactcaggatgatgggtccggttctaatgccaccacgactcaggatgatgggtgTGGTTCTAAC GCCACcacgactcaggatgatgggtgTGGTTCTGTGAACACCTGA